A window of Equus caballus isolate H_3958 breed thoroughbred chromosome 10, TB-T2T, whole genome shotgun sequence contains these coding sequences:
- the IRGC gene encoding interferon-inducible GTPase 5 encodes MATSKLPAVPREEETTILMAKEELEALRTAFESGDIPQAASRLRELLASSESTRLEVGVTGESGAGKSSLINALRGLGAEDPGAALTGVVETTMHPSPYPHPQFPDVTLWDLPGAGSPGCPADKYLKQVDFGRYDFFLLVSPRRCGAVETRLASEILRQGKKFYFVRTKVDEDLAATRTQRPSGFSEAAVLQEIREHCAERLRVAGVTDPRIFLVSNLSPVRYDFPLLVSTWEHDLPAHRRHAGLLSLPDISLEALQKKKDMLQEQVLKTALVSGVIQALPVPGLAAAYDDALLIRSLRGYHRSFGLDDDSLAKLAEQVGKQAGDLRSVIRSPLASELSPETVLRLYSRSSDGAMRVARAFEKGIPVFGTLVAGGISFGTVYTMLQGCLNEMAEDAQRVRIKALEEDEPQSEVSLEAAGDNGVEKRASGEGVSEEAPLSARRKLGLLLKYILESWKKRDLSEEK; translated from the coding sequence ATGGCTACTTCGAAGTTGCCAGCTGTGCCCAGGGAGGAGGAGACCACCATCCTCATGGCCAAGGAAGAGCTGGAGGCCCTGCGCACGGCCTTCGAGTCGGGCGACATCCCCCAGGCTGCCTCTCGCCTCCGGGAGCTGCTGGCCTCCTCGGAGAGCACCCGCCTGGAGGTGGGCGTCACGGGCGAGTCGGGCGCCGGCAAGTCGTCCCTCATCAACGCCCTCCGGGGCCTGGGGGCCGAGGACCCTGGCGCGGCTCTCACGGGCGTCGTGGAGACCACAATGCACCCCTCGCCCTACCCGCACCCGCAGTTCCCCGATGTGACGCTGTGGGACCTGCCGGGGGCCGGCTCCCCGGGCTGCCCGGCAGACAAGTACCTGAAGCAGGTGGACTTCGGCCGCTACGACTTCTTCCTGCTGGTGTCCCCGCGCCGCTGCGGGGCCGTGGAGACCCGCCTGGCCTCCGAAATCCTGCGCCAGGGCAAGAAGTTCTACTTCGTGCGCACCAAGGTGGACGAGGACCTGGCGGCCACCCGCACCCAGCGGCCCTCGGGCTTCAGCGAGGCCGCCGTCCTGCAGGAGATCCgcgagcactgtgccgagcggcTGCGGGTGGCCGGGGTGACCGACCCCCGCATCTTCCTCGTGTCCAACCTCTCACCCGTCCGCTACGACTTCCCTCTGCTCGTGTCCACCTGGGAGCACGACCTGCCCGCGCACCGGCGCCACGCCGGCCTGCTGTCGCTGCCCGACATCTCATTGGAGGCCCTGCAGAAGAAGAAAGACATGCTCCAGGAGCAGGTGCTCAAGACGGCCCTGGTGTCGGGCGTCATCCAGGCCCTGCCCGTGCCCGGGCTGGCGGCCGCCTACGACGACGCCCTGCTCATCCGCTCGCTGCGCGGCTACCACCGCAGCTTCGGCCTGGACGACGACTCGCTGGCCAAGCTGGCCGAGCAGGTGGGCAAGCAGGCCGGCGACCTGCGCTCGGTCATCCGCTCGCCGCTGGCCAGCGAGCTCTCCCCTGAGACCGTCCTGCGGCTCTACTCACGCTCGTCCGACGGCGCCATGAGGGTGGCCCGCGCCTTTGAGAAGGGCATCCCCGTGTTTGGGACGCTGGTGGCCGGCGGCATCAGCTTCGGCACCGTCTACACCATGCTCCAGGGCTGCCTCAACGAGATGGCCGAGGACGCCCAGCGGGTCCGCATCAAGGCCCTGGAGGAGGACGAGCCGCAGtcggaggtcagcttggaggcgGCGGGTGACAATGGAGTGGAAAAGCGGGCGTCCGGGGAAGGAGTCAGCGAGGAAGCCCCGCTCTCGGCCCGCAGGAAGCTCGGCCTCCTCCTCAAGTACATTCTCGAGAGCTGGAAGAAGCGTGACTTGTCGGAAGAGAAGTAA